Genomic window (Calonectris borealis chromosome 18, bCalBor7.hap1.2, whole genome shotgun sequence):
GGAAAGTGCTGCTGAATGACGGAGAAAGCTCCCCCGGAGAGGGAAAAGCTTCGTGCAATTTCTTCCACATTAAGTGTGACATCTGCTTCGGGATGACTCAGGCGGGTTCCCACCGCCCgcacagcagaggagaggagggccAGCACCCGTACCGGCTGGGTCGGACCTGCTGGGCCCCGTCCTTTCACCCTGGCTCAGCAGGGAGGTGTTCGGGGGCTTATAATAAGCCTAAATCAACCAGTTCCTGATACCACTGAATTTAGAGCTATAATCGCTTTCCTCGGTGTGGGTGGCACTCCGTGTGCTTGCCAGGGATGTGGTGGATGCCAAAAACTccgccggctttggtgcccagcattgctgcaggagctgccagccccgTGCCCGTGCCCCGAGCTGTTCCCCGCAGCTGCTCCTGCAACGCCGCGGCGTTTCTGCACGGTCGCCGTCCCTGGGAACGGGCTGTTTGTCCTTCCGTAGCCCGCTGCTGCTTGCAGTGGTTTGCTGAGCAGGCAATGCTGAGCGCCTCGGAGGGAAATCCCAAACCGCAGCGCAGGGCAAACGCTCGGAATATGACATTTTATCCCAAGTCAGCGTGTTTTTAACTTTGCCATCTTGCTAAGCACAGGAATAAGTGCCTGTGGGCAGGATCCTGCGTCCTGCCTTGCCCAGTGGAAGTGGCAGGTGCCTGGGAAAGGACTCAGTGGCAAGGGGATGGACTGATCCTGCCCAGGCACGTTGCTCAGCTCCTGCCCCGGTGCTGTGGGGTCTGCAAATCTCAGCcttgctggggaaactgaggccgtGCCGGGTCTTGTCCGTCATCGCAGCACGGCATCACTGCGGCGCTGTGCCCCGAGGTCAGCATCCGTGGCCGAGCATCCCCACCACGCCCTGCGGtggtttttggggtgcccccgGCTCCCACCACGCTGCCTGTCCCGTGCACGGGCTGCGTGCCGCCCGGCGCTGCCTGGGCTCTGCATCTTTCTGGGCCTCATCCGGGAGCTGGTCTGCAGTCGCCCTGTTTGACTCCAAGCACGCTGAAGGGGATAACGTTAGTTTGCggttatttttccccccttctggCTTGGTTTGCAGGATGCTTTGCAGGCTGTCTTTACAGCCAAGGATAATTAATTAACCTTCATTAATTACCCTTAATGTATGAACATCCTTTCTGCTAGGGAGACGGGTGAACTGGCTGGTGGCAAACCCAGGGCAGTGCCGGTGCCACTTGAGCCGGCGCTGGTGTGTCCCGACGGGGCAaatcctgctccttccccaggctgTGTCCTGCCGGCAGGAGGAGGGTAAAATGGGGGGCATCGCCCCCAAACCTCCTTGTGCTTCCCAGGCGATGCCTTCGCACGCAGACCGTGGGGACCCAAACCCTGCGCTGGCTCTTATCCCGGCTGGGTGAaacgccggggccggggcggctgcggctgcggagtgcgggggctgcgcggggagggaggggattttCTCGGTGCCACATCAAGCGCGGGGTTACCCGAACCTCCTGCTccgcgggggtgggggctgccctAGGAAACCTCCTCCCCATtaggggctgggggccagggtcCCCCTgaaccccatccctgcatccagCCTTGCCCGTCCCTCCTGCCTGGGGGAAGCCGGTGCCTCTcacagccccccatgccccccaaaaGACTTTCTTTGCATGTGTtaatggggctggggtgggcgatGGAGCTGCTACCGCAGGGtgagccggggctgggggtgcagctgGGAAGCGGCTGCTGCATCCTGGCGGTAATGAAAGCCATCGGGGAAACCAGCCCCCGagcggcagcagcggcgtttGGGAGCCAGATTTGACAAAGGGAAGTGACTCAACGTCTTGGAAGGAGttgggggcggtgggggggggggggcggcggaggaCAGCGGGTGACCCGGGGTGGGGACAGCGCGGCGGGGTGGCTGGCAGCCACCTGCCTCCCCTCGGGCTCCCCGGCCGGGGCAGGCATCACTCCGGAGCCCTCTGTGCTTCGTTAGCCCTCGTTAGGGTGGTGTGCTCCCGGCTTGGGGGACGGGACAGGAAAGGAGGCCCCTTGGGAAGTGGCTTGTTGCTTCCTTGTGCTGGGTCGCGGTGGGATCTGGGCCAGCGTTCCCAGCTCCCGGCGTCACACCCTCTCCCAGCTGTTGCTTGCGGAGCATCGTGCTGCCAAGAAAACCCCGGCGATGGATGCTGCCGCgactccttccccctcccctcgcccttAAAACCGGCGGGGAGCGGCACTGTGCCTGCGCCTGGCCCCGCGGCACCGGGGTCCGCGCGGGGATGAGAGCCCGCTCGCTCCCGCTGAGCCTTcagcgctggggctgggctgagcggCTCCTCTTCCTCACCGGGCACGGGGTGGCCCTGGCACCCCGACTTGGTCCTCCCCAGCACGGAGCAGCAGGAGAGCATGGCACTGCATGAGGTATTTGGAAAGGTCACTGGAAGGCTTGAGAGGGGgatactggggggactggggtgtGTTACTGCGGGAGAGGACAGGACGGGTCCTGCTGGCAGAGCCAGCCTGTGCAACCCGCCCCAGCCAGGACCATGTttctctttttgctgcttttagtGCTTTTGGGAGTGAACTGCATTTACGGCTGATGCGGGGGGACTGCTTCACCTGGGTGCTTTGGGGTGAAATGGTTTGCACCCCGCTGGGGACCTGCCGCATGCCACAAATGCCACAAGCATGGCATACTCTGCATCgctgctggcacccagcaccctgcggagctgctgccccaggctgggggtcCCGCAAGCCCCTGGGAGCAGGACACCAGCGTGCCGGTCACGAGCCGCCCGGGTTGGCACATCCCCGCCTGGTGCAGACGTCTGGGCTTTTTGggtctcttctcctttctccgaGCCGGACCCGCTGATCCGGGCGCATCAGCAAGTTTCCTCCTGATTCAGCCGCGGGGGATGTTGCAACGCGGCGTTGTGCAAAGGCGGGCATCGGCCCGCGCTCCAATTCCTCTTTTTCAGCCCCTGGTTGCGGGAGCCCGTCCCCAGCCACTTGTGGCGGGTTCATGTCCCCACCTGCACGGGGCATGGCGGTGGCCGCAAGCTCCCCAGAGGCATCGCTCCTCTCCGGGCATCGCCCGCTGTCCCCTGGGTCACGGCTGGGTGGCAATTCTCCCGCTGCAGTGCTGCCGGCTCTGAGGAAATTGGGATTTCTCCCTTGTGCGTGGCTGAAGCTGAAAGCTGGAAAACGCACAATATTGGTGATGCCGCGTGGGGGGCTCTGCCCCGGCCTCGCTGCTGCCTCCGATTGAACGTGATGCTGCCGGCGCAGGTGCGAGGTGCAGGATTTTGGTGCAGCCACTGCACGCGCATGTAGTTTTAGTGTGTATCTCCCTCTGGATGGGCTTCCCTGGCTCAGGGCAGAGGTTTGTGGCCGGCCAGGCGCAGCCCATGCCGGATGCACCGTGCCTGCCGCAGCCCTGGCAATCAGCACCCACCCGCAGGCGCGGGGCCGAGGCCAGGCTGCTGTTCGGCTGCTGCCCCTCTGGTCTGGGTCCTGGGGCAAACTCGGGACCCGCTGCCAGATCCAGACCCACCGCGGTGCGTGGGGCCCAGCTGGAACAGGCAGGACCTGGCGAGCGTGCCGGAGCGGGGAACGCGCTCCCCTTCTGCCGTGCACCCCAGGGACGGCTTTGGGTTACCCCTCTCCTGCGTGTGCGAGGCCAGGGGCAtccccggcggcggggcagggacacgggggtcctggggagcAGGGACGTGGGGCAGCCTGGGGTGGAGGTGCCCCATCCCGGATCTCAGGGGTCCTTCAGCTGTGCTCACCCCTCGCCAGGATCAAGAAGACCACGGTTCTTTTGCACCGGCAAGGAATGCCCAAACCCTGCCCGAGGGGTCCCGTGGGATTCCCGAGCCGGCTGCGGGCAGCACCGGGGCCGTGGTGGATGGGACGCAGCACCGAGGGCAGCCGGCTGCCCCGTCCCCTCTCCGTGTCCAGCTGAACCGTGCAAGAAAGCGCCTCTGCCCGAGGTCCTGAGTCCCCACATCCTGCTGCCGAGCGTCGCTTCCCCCTTCCCCGGCGCTGCCCATCTCCGCGCTGAGCCCAGCAGCTGGTTTATGCCACCGGCtgcggtttggtttttttttttcctcgtccTCCTATTGGCAATACGTGCGTGTCCTTCTCGGGATGAGAAAGCTCAGCAATATCCACAACACCCTCCGCTCGGATGCCGAAGCGACGTAACCCCGGGGTCGTTTGCGTACAAGCCCTAACGAGGTTATAGAAGAAACAGAGATGTGTAATCCAGCCTCTGTGCGCTCAAAAGCCACGGGGATATATCAAGCTCAGGTAAATACCTCtgggtttatatatatatgaatactttttttttatatatatatatatttgggagGGAGGGTTTTGCTGCAGCCGGCTGGAAATCATTGCTTCGCTCAAGGGATTTGCAACCGGTTGAGGTTTTTTGCTCCCCTGTTATTTTAAAGTGGGTTTGGCACGGCGGAGGACGGCAGGCGGCGGTGACCTCTGGGGTCCCAACGCGCGCTGCGCGTTGGGACCCCGGAGGTCATCGCCGCCTGCCATCCTCCGCCCAAACccccctattttttttctaattttccatAAAACCCCCCGCTTTTTTGGAGACGGGATTTGCAGCCTGCGGTGGTGGGAGCCCCCACGGTGGTTTTGCATGGGGGGAAAACTGCACGGAGGGGAGAGGAAGTGGGCGTGAATTttaggcgggggggggggggtgggtgtcctTATAGCGTGGCAGTGTCACCTCGGTGGGGACAGGGAGAACAGGGGACTTTTCTTTGCCGTGCTGATCAGCATGCAGCTGGGAGCGCAGCGTGCAGCTGCGAGCCGGGGGCTGGAGGATGCTCCTGCGGATCCGGGGTGGCTTTTTCACTTGGGGGGGGGTGCTGAGTTCTGCCAGCCCCGAtcttcccccatccccagcacggTCACGTCTGTCCCTCCGGCAGCAGGAGGGACAGAGCAGTTTCCTTTTCttggtttccttcctctttgtACCCTCAAAATCCTGAGCAATTGAGAGCAGCTGCAGGTGGCACGCGAGCTGCTGCCCTTCGCCTCTACGCGGTGTCCCCAAGGCGtgtgctggctttgtccccgaGCAGCCGTGATACAGCCCAGGCCACGGTTAGGGACATCCTCGCTGGGCTGAGGCAGGTCCTGGAGCCCTAAAGGGGATGCAAATCCCCTGGGATCTCAGCCTTTCATGCCCTATCCCACCCACTCGGGCTGGTGCGATGCAGCAGAAAAAGGGAGTTTTATTGGCCTTTTTATTGCTTGCAGAGTGCCAGGAGAGCCTAGAATTAATAGCAAcctatatatatgaaaaaaaaaagagagagaagaggagatgaAAGAACTTTTATTATCTCAGAAGTAGCTTGAGTCATTTtaaacagcacagaaaagcaaactgccctttttaaagaaaaactttgcCTGTGTAGGTACAACCGCCCAAGATTTTCCCTTTTAACACTCAACCCTTCACAAGAACAGAAAGGACGGGGAGCaaagggccggggccgggcccttACTAACGGGGCGGCTTTAACAACTCGGGCACTTTGTGCCGGGGAAGGACGGGTTCTCTTGCCGGGCTCCTGCAGGAGTTTTGCCCTGGGAAGAGCTTTGCACGACCTGTGTTTTGAGGTTGAACACCAGTTTCTGGCTGGATTGGGGTGCGCTCTCCCTCGGGGTGACCCCACTCCGGGGGCAGCTCGTGGGGACCCGTCCCGACCCGACCTGCGCAGCCTGGCTGGCTCTGCCCAGACAAACACTGACTCACGCTGTTATTCTGTCCCTCCCTGGCACAGCTGGCTTTTTTAAGGCTGCCTTTTCCagctattccttttttttttttcctgttcacacGGGTGGGGGACGCAGCCTTAGCCGGCAtgcggggagcagccgggggggCCGAAGGCTGCCAGGCACGGGGGTCCCGGCGGAGCGAGGAGGCGAGGGCTGCTCCACGGCGGTGAAGCATCTGAATGCCATGGGTGCAGGTAGGGCTCGGGCTTCCCCGCCGTCCTGCAGCCAGCCTTGGGGCAGAGctctgtgactcagtttcccctgtGGGGACTGGCTTTGACCCCTCCCTCTGCTTCGGGGGTCCGGTGACTTGGGGGAGCTGCCAGCCCGAATCCTTGCTGGCAGGAGCCCCTGTGCTCGGCGTCAGGCTGTTGTGGCTGCTCAGCATGCGGCTGCCTCTCCAAGGCATCCTGCATGCCGGTCCCCTTCCCGGTCCCCTTCTCAGCTGGCTGGAGCTGGAGGGGGTTCAGGGAcgggtggcagggctgggaccacggctggggagcagcttttGGGCAGGCCTGGGCTCGGGGTTTGGCAGTGGTGTCGTCTAAGTTCTCTTTCGATGGGCATGTGGCTGGTGTCTGATTTACACCGAGGGCTGGGGCTCCATCCTGGGCATCCTCGTGGGGACCCGGATGCTGCGCAGCAtctctccctgcagcagctgtTGCCATGGCAATTGCTGGCTAAAATAAGGGTGAACTGGAGCTCAGTACCCAGAGCTGCTTTCccattccttttgttttcttgcaatccctggcgtggggctgggagctgccgccgtggggctggatgctggatccTGGTGGGGACGTCCCCGCCGTGTAACCCCAGGCTGGAAAAATGTGGGTGGGATGGATGGGGTGGCCTCAGGTGCCACCTTGGGATGGGGCATGCATCCATCTTCCCCAAGGCATGCTCCCGCTGACAGCGGGACTTGAGCTTGACCAGAGCAATAACCCCCAAGGGACTGGGACCAGCGTCTGCCATGGGGGGAGATCCAGGGCTGCGGCAGGGCTTGGAGGGGACCGGTGCGGACAGGTCCTGGGGGACATCGAGATGCTGCTTCGCTCCGTGCCCTTCCCAAAGCTCCTCAGATGAGCGACCATGTGTTTCCCCCAAACATCTGCCTGCAATTCCCACCTCTCCcggagcagggctgtgccggggctgccggcacgGCGTGGGCAGCCTGGCTGCGCTCCTCCCACGCGTGCCGGAGGAAgcgggtttgggtttggggtgcGCTGGGACCTCGGAAACCGCTgctggaaggaggggaggggaaatgcTCAAATGAGAAAaaggcagagcagctgcctgggggcggcagcagctgtgcaggcaggggtgcaggcaggggtgcagggcaTGGGGGCTGGCAGTGGtgagcagagccctgcctgcttcCTGGGGGGGTCTGTCTGTCCTATCCTCGGGTGTCGCTTGCATTCTTAGCACCCCGCAGGCGCTGAGCGGGTGCTGTGGGGGGACAAGCACTAACCCAAGGGCACCCCAATTTCCCCAGTGCTGGGGGAGTGCTTGTGGGGACCCCTGTACAGGCACACGCTGGTCCCATCCCGGTTCTGTAACATTGTGTAGGTAAAAGCGTGATGCACTTTGACAGCACAGGCAGGATCTTGTGTGCTCAAAAGCTGGTCtgcttattttatttgatttgatttcattttatttgatttttttcccccagcctgtatcagTACCTCCCGTAAAAGCATTGCCCACAGGCGTGGGGGAGGCAGAAGGCAGCGCTGGCAGCCTGCCTGTCTCTGTAAATGCCTGGTGCAGGCAGCTGAGAGCTCGGGCAGCACCCATGCCCGGGCGGTACCCGCTGCCGgggggctgagcatcccctgccctccccgggcaTGGCCGcgtcccctgcctgcagctccggCCAGGCTCCCCCCGTTTCCCCGTAGCCCCGGTCACATCCGTCCCCCGCCCGTCTGGGCTGGCCACGGAAGAGCTTTCGCCCAGAAAAGCTGGATTTGAACATTTTCTGCTGTTCTCTCCGTTTCCTGTTGCCTTCCCAAGAACAACATCCCTGACCTCATCCTCCCCCGGTGCGCGCCGGGATGCTGCCGGTGCGCGAGCCGCCCGTCGGGAATCCCACCCCGGCGCCCGCGGGCCGGACTCAGCCTTCCGCGGGTACCAAGACAAATACAGCTGCAGGAATGACGGGGCCCGCAGCGGCCGGCTGGGCTGAAAGGCTATTTTGGGTAGATCCTGTGCTCATTTTTGTTGAGGTGGGAGGACAGAGATGAATAGACCGAACAGGGAGCGAAGCGGTTTTGGCTCGAGCAGGGTATTTTCAACCCAGAGAGGAGCGTTGAAACTCGCTcatggttatgtggcttttttctttttccaagctttgggttttttgcaatGAGAAATGGTTTGCGGTGAGAGGAGGTTTCACGGGGCCACCCCTCAGACTCTCCATTTTTCGGGAGGATTTTTCGGAGGCAGGTGGGTATTTGCTGGATGATTTGCCGGTGGCTCTGGGCTCCAGCCccggtccccatcccacccccggTGCCCAGAGCCATCCCGGGAGGTTCACGGCGGGTTCGGCAGCTGCCCGTCCGCTGCCTTGGGGTTTGCGATAGCTTAGCACGGGCCCTGGAAACAAACCCATCGTCTGCCAAACCCCGTGGGGACACAGAGCCATCGTCACCCCCTCGTCCTGAGCGGGGACCGGGGCAACCCCGCTGCCCGACCCGGCAGAGGTCTGGGGTGGGTTTCTTTTACATCATCTGCCTTGCCCAGCTTCTGAAGGGCAAATGTTAAAACCCAATAAAAAGAAAGCGGGAGGGGGGGCGAACAGCAACataaacagaaaattcaaataaataatcCATTAAATACAGCTTTGAAATGTCAAGCTGAATGTCATTGCGCTTGCTGGGCTCGgcgattaaaaaataataataaagaggagattttacattaaaaatacatgaatggGCACAATTGGAAGAGGAGCCTGTAATGCTGCAGgaatccctcccacccccccgggCAGGGGACTGATGGGTGCCGCAGCGAGCGTGGGGTCTGGCTGACCTCGTGGTGGTGAGGGGCAGCGGTCTGTCCCGGGGGGTCCCTCGCTCACCCCACGGTGACACCAGGGTGGAAGTGGCAGGCGGGTGGCATTTCTTGGGGGTTCTGGCAGAGCAAGTCCTGGGATCGTTGGAGCTCTCCAGTCACGGGCGGTGGGGTGGGatgcgatgggatgggatgggataggatggatGCAGGACTCTGGGCTCCCCCGCCtttctgcagctttgcttttGGAAAGGCGATGACATGGAAGCCGCTGGTCCGTAAAGGCAGCGGCCAGGACAGCTCATTACCCAGGAACATGAATAGTCAGCGCTCTAACGGCCGGTTCTGCTGATAGTGTAACTTCCTCTGGATCATCAACTTCAATTCATCCTTTCGACGATCAAGGTTTTGCCGGGGCAAGGCCTCCTTCCAGCTCAAACTAATTCCCCAGCCTTGTGCTAAAACCTTATTTATTTTGGCTGCTTATCGTCTCCTGGAGCTCGGCAAGGGGGGAGGCGACGGGGCTGCGATTTAAGCCCCCGGACGGGGACTTTGCAGCGATGGGAGCAGCAGCAATAGCAGGAAGGAACAGGAGGAAAAGCCCAGGGAGAAACAATAGGTTACAACACAAACACCACGGGGATTTCAAAGCAGGGAGGGTGATGCTCAGGGGGACCTTTGAGCTGAAACTCCCTAAAAACAGGAGGGTGCAGCCTGGCCAGGCAGAGCCACGTCCTTCCTGCAAGGACAAGGTCGGGTGCGATGCCCCGACCCGGGGTTCGCACAGAGCTCGCCCCTCCTGCCGCAGCTCGCTCCGGCACGCTCGGGCTTTGCTCATTACCTGTGGTGGCTCTTGGCTTCAACCCACCGCGGCTGTTCACGGGGAGTGGTTGAACCCATCTAACGCGGGGCTCTACGCGGCTGATGGAGACCGGCTCCTGATGATGGCAAACAGCGCTGTAAGTTACcacaattaacattttaaaacacgCAGGGCACCGATTTAATCAGAGAAATAACCGTATGAGAGTCCAGCCACCTCACGCATATTTAtagctttaattatttataaCAACATTACCGTGGGCTTGATCGTAGAGTTCTTTGCATGTACCTGCTGATGCTGGCTCGTGAGGGGTGCTTGTGCCGAGCGTACGGTACAGGATTTCTGTACTGGGTTATCCCAAAAGCTACTAGGATCGTGCAGGACCCCAGCTCcagggggggggtccccaggccagcacagccCCCCGAGGCGCGGGGCAGCACCAGGCTGCCGGGGAGGCTGCACAGGGTTAAATAATTGCGGCGGCGGTGGCTGAGTCTCCGTTTCCTCCCATAACCCCACGTCCGAGGGTGAATGGCCTTGGTTTAATCTCGGCTTCAATATTACAGCTCCGTCCCTAGACCTGCGCGGAGGGAGCTGCCTTCGTGCCGTGGGACGCTGAaccgccgcctctccccgcatCCCGACAGGCGTCCGGCGCGGAGCCGCGCTCACGGAGAGGGGAGGTGAGCGGGTGCAACGCCGCTTTCACCGGGCCGGGTGCCGGGCATCAGCAGGGCGCGCACTCCGCTGCGTGCTGCATTTTCAGTCcaatttttcaggagaaaaaaagagaagagccGTAACATTTTGCAGATTGGAAGGTCTCAAAGCTGTTAACGAGCTGTTAATAAGCATCGTTCTAGTTTTTCCCCTGGAAGTAGGCAAGTAATAGACGTTTTTTGCAGGATGAGGCTACAGCCACATCCTGGTGGAGACGAGGGCCTGAATCACGTCCTGTGGCTCAGGGAGCTGGTGTCTCTCTTGGCTGGGGGGTGGAAACCCAACGAGGAGCCATGGGAGCATCTTCCCCCGGGGCCAGCGGCGGGTTCCCCATGGGATCCCCCATACCCGTGTGCTCCGTCCCCTCTCTCCGCAGCCTCTCGTGCCCACACGTGTTGGGGGGCCGGCGTCCCTCCCGCGGGTTGTGCTTGCTGTGGTTAACACCATGTGTTTGCTCAGCAGGAACACGCAGAGAAGCGTCACCAGCCGGAGAGCCCAGGACTGACCGGACTGTCATTTATTTACAGATAATGGCGCTTTCCAATTTGTCCAATTACTTGGATGATGTCGATAACTACAGTGACTACCCAGATTACACCTATGAGGAGACCAGCAGCGTGTGGACAGACCCATCCCACGACCCGAAGGATGTTGCGAGGATCCTCTCCGTCGTCATCTACAGCATATCCTGCGTGTTGGGCATCCTGGGGAACGGCCTCGTCATCGCAATCATAACTCTAAAGATGAAGAAGTCGGTCAATGCCATCTGGTTCCTCAACCTGGCCGTCGCCGACTTCCTCTTCAACATCTTCCTGCCCATAAACATTGCTTACACGGCCATGCGGTACAACTGGATCTTTGGGACAGTCATGTGCAAGTTgaactccttcctcctcatcctcaacATGTACACCAGTGTCCTTCTGCTCACCACCATCAGCTTCGATCGCTACGTGTCAGTGGTTTTTCCCGTCTGGTCTCAAAACCATCGGTCGACCAACCTAGCGTATTTAGTTTGCGTGATTATCTGGACCATCGGCATCATTATGAGCTGCCCATCTCTTGTCTTTCGAGACACGGCACAAGCCCACAACTCCGTGATTTGTTTTAGCAACTTTTCCCTCTCCAGGAATAGGTCTTACCAAGCCCTGGCACTAATGAGGCACCGAACGGTGAACATCACCAGGTTCCTCGCCGGGTACATCCTTCCCATAACCATCATCACTTTCTGCTACATCGCCATCGTCTTCAACTTGCGTCGAAACCGCCTTGCCAAGTCCAAAAAGCCCTTCAAGATCATCGTCACCATTATAGTCACCTTCTTCCTTTGCTGGAGTCCCTACCACCTGCTGAACCTCCTGGAAACAGAGCCCGACATGATCCCGCGCTCCGTGTTTGAGATCAGCATCCCCATAACCACGGCACTCGCTGCCTCCAACAGCTGCATGAACCCCGTCCTCTACGTCTTCATGGGCCAGGACTTTAAGAAGTTTAAGGTCACCATCCTTTCCAGACTGGTGAACGCCCTCAGCGAGGAGATGGGCCACTCCAGCATCGTTCACAGGAGCTTCTCCAAGATGTCTTCAATGACCGAGAAGGAGACGACAGTCCTCTAAACTCAACCTGGATGTCTGCAGGAGGGCCATAGTCCTCCGGTGTTGCCCATGCCCGCCACTATGATGGTGACCGCCCTTGTGGTGGCCCCTGGCGTGGGACGAGCATGGTCCAACGCTGTCCTATAGCATATTCTTCGACTGGTCtggctgcctgggggctggcaGGCATTGGAGACCACCGCTCTGTGCACGTGGAGAAGATACAACCGCCCTTAATCTTTCTTTGCGATTGCACCAaactatttaagaaaacatttcaggGCATTCCTGCCTAATCTATGCATTGCCTGGCCTGGCAAGGGCGTTCCTGCCGATTCCAAAGACATCGTTATGGGGAGACTGGGCGGAGGATGTGCCTGGGAAGGCACCTCTGCTGCCAGGCTCCCGAGATgggtggctgggtgggcacccaTCATGGATGATACCTGCTACGGCAAAACTAGTGACGCTCTTCCTATGTCCTATGTATGCATATAGCTACTCGTGTTAACGTCCTAAAGTATATTGGTACTAGCGCAATACGTTTTTAACCGTGTTGGGGGCTCTTTGTACCCAGAGAGGCCCTGGGAAGTGTCTTCATAAGCGGGGATTGAACATCCCAACCTCGATGATCCAGGAAATCTTGCATGTCTCCTAAGTGGTCCAGACCcagggctgcctgccagggtGCGGGACTGGGCTCGTGCACAGGGTCACCGACAtggaaaactgggagaaaaaagagggaaa
Coding sequences:
- the CMKLR1 gene encoding chemerin-like receptor 1 — protein: MALSNLSNYLDDVDNYSDYPDYTYEETSSVWTDPSHDPKDVARILSVVIYSISCVLGILGNGLVIAIITLKMKKSVNAIWFLNLAVADFLFNIFLPINIAYTAMRYNWIFGTVMCKLNSFLLILNMYTSVLLLTTISFDRYVSVVFPVWSQNHRSTNLAYLVCVIIWTIGIIMSCPSLVFRDTAQAHNSVICFSNFSLSRNRSYQALALMRHRTVNITRFLAGYILPITIITFCYIAIVFNLRRNRLAKSKKPFKIIVTIIVTFFLCWSPYHLLNLLETEPDMIPRSVFEISIPITTALAASNSCMNPVLYVFMGQDFKKFKVTILSRLVNALSEEMGHSSIVHRSFSKMSSMTEKETTVL